In the Sulfoacidibacillus ferrooxidans genome, CGCAAGGGTAAATGTCCCTGTTTGCGGGATCATTTCAACGCTGACGTTGTTCGCTACTACGCCACTCATGATCGTTTCATACTGTGAAGTCGGTACAAACAAAAGAAGAGTCGGAGAATTACCGCGGATCACGCCAAGCACTTCAATGGGCCCGATTGTTTGAAATCCGCCGCTCCCATGTTGTGATGGAACAACCAGTGCAATCTTTGTTCCTGGTGTGACGAGTCCCGCTTCTGGACTGTTACTGCTCAAACTCACCATGACGCCTTGTTGATGTGTTTTGTCCGTATACTCCGTTAAGAACTGAGAATAACTGTTGGATGTACTCGTATCCCCTGCGGTCACTGGATACCCTTTGGGGATGGGAAACGTCAAATACGTTCCAACGACCTGATTCATGTTCGTGGCTAATCCCGAAATCCCCATGCTGTCTGGTACAGTGACGGTATGCACATCTTGTGCTGTGACCGTTTCATAAGGTGCCAGATACTTCGACGTCACGACGATCGTTTCGGTAT is a window encoding:
- a CDS encoding SAF domain-containing protein, which translates into the protein TETIVVTSKYLAPYETVTAQDVHTVTVPDSMGISGLATNMNQVVGTYLTFPIPKGYPVTAGDTSTSNSYSQFLTEYTDKTHQQGVMVSLSSNSPEAGLVTPGTKIALVVPSQHGSGGFQTIGPIEVLGVIRGNSPTLLLFVPTSQYETIMSGVVANNVSVEMIPQTGTFTLASDTQSMTIGQPTATRPLAHVTVDSTRHPKGA